Proteins encoded together in one Deinococcus irradiatisoli window:
- the deoC gene encoding deoxyribose-phosphate aldolase — translation MNLAPYIDHTLLKATATPDDIRKLCAEAREHHFKAVCVNPQHIALCREALAGSHVLIATVCGFPLGAVTSEQKAEEARLSVQAGADEVDMVISIGSAIAGDWAHVQADIAAVRAATTGKVLKVIIETCYLTDEQKEKATEAAAQAGADFVKTSTGFGSGGATLDDVRLMARVLQGRAQIKAAGGVRTPADAEAMIEAGASRLGTSGGVGLVAGDQNTAGY, via the coding sequence ATGAACCTCGCGCCTTACATCGACCACACCCTGCTCAAAGCCACCGCCACCCCCGACGACATCCGCAAGCTGTGCGCCGAAGCGCGCGAGCACCACTTTAAGGCAGTCTGCGTCAACCCGCAGCACATCGCCCTGTGCCGTGAAGCGCTGGCCGGCAGCCACGTGCTGATCGCCACCGTCTGCGGTTTTCCGCTGGGCGCGGTCACCAGCGAGCAGAAAGCCGAGGAAGCCCGCTTGAGCGTGCAGGCCGGAGCCGACGAGGTCGATATGGTCATCAGCATCGGTTCGGCCATCGCCGGAGACTGGGCCCACGTGCAGGCCGACATCGCCGCCGTGCGCGCCGCCACGACCGGCAAGGTGCTGAAAGTCATCATCGAGACCTGCTACCTCACCGACGAGCAAAAGGAGAAAGCGACCGAGGCCGCCGCGCAGGCCGGAGCCGATTTCGTGAAGACCAGCACCGGCTTCGGCAGTGGCGGCGCCACCCTGGACGACGTGCGCCTGATGGCCCGGGTGCTGCAGGGCCGCGCCCAGATCAAGGCGGCGGGCGGCGTGCGTACCCCCGCCGACGCCGAGGCGATGATTGAGGCCGGCGCTTCGCGGCTCGGCACGTCGGGCGGCGTGGGCCTGGTGGCGGGTGACCAGAACACGGCGGGGTACTGA
- a CDS encoding universal stress protein, with translation MTTPRVLRSNQPFSRVAIGIDFSASARDALALARARFPEAERLLIHVVDARAAAVPDISGAGMVPVTSSPELINTLTRVDKHRLDDLTEVGESQETVTGDPASALVEAAEQWGADLIVVGSHQQGAIEHFFVGSVAEQVLKKARVPVLVVKVGGQS, from the coding sequence ATGACCACGCCCAGAGTGCTGCGCTCCAATCAGCCGTTTTCGCGCGTCGCCATCGGCATCGACTTTTCAGCCAGCGCCCGCGACGCGCTGGCGCTGGCCCGCGCCCGCTTTCCCGAGGCCGAGCGCCTGCTCATTCACGTGGTGGATGCCCGCGCCGCCGCCGTGCCGGACATTTCCGGCGCGGGCATGGTGCCGGTGACCTCCTCGCCGGAGCTGATCAATACCCTGACCCGGGTGGACAAACACCGCCTCGACGACCTGACCGAGGTGGGCGAGTCGCAGGAAACCGTGACCGGCGATCCGGCTTCGGCGCTGGTCGAGGCCGCCGAGCAGTGGGGCGCCGACCTGATCGTGGTGGGCAGCCACCAGCAGGGCGCCATCGAGCATTTCTTCGTCGGCTCGGTGGCCGAGCAGGTGCTCAAGAAAGCGCGGGTGCCGGTGCTGGTGGTCAAGGTGGGCGGCCAGAGCTGA
- a CDS encoding HD domain-containing protein, with protein sequence MPGRLSRKLSQLPGKLRRLSRSVHEAQAQPDDQWAGAHLSPAERRLYLGMDARDREHACRVALALLSAHPDAAPTLLAAALLHDCGKSVRPYRVHERVLVGLVPFRLSRLLPFGALYVRAAHPALGAALVRRGGGRERVAQLVGRHHAPRGDHEAALLHAFDDLE encoded by the coding sequence GTGCCTGGCCGCCTTTCCCGAAAGCTCAGCCAGTTGCCCGGCAAGCTGCGGCGGCTGTCGCGCAGCGTGCATGAAGCCCAGGCGCAGCCGGACGATCAATGGGCCGGCGCTCACCTGAGCCCCGCCGAGCGGCGGCTGTACCTGGGCATGGACGCCCGCGACCGCGAACACGCCTGCCGGGTGGCCCTGGCCCTGCTGAGCGCCCATCCGGACGCGGCCCCCACCCTGCTGGCCGCCGCCCTGCTACACGACTGCGGCAAATCGGTGCGGCCCTACCGGGTGCATGAACGGGTGCTGGTGGGACTGGTACCGTTCCGGCTCTCGCGGCTGTTGCCGTTCGGCGCGCTGTACGTCCGTGCGGCGCATCCGGCTTTGGGCGCCGCGCTGGTGCGCCGCGGCGGGGGACGCGAACGGGTGGCCCAGCTTGTCGGCCGCCACCATGCGCCGCGGGGGGACCACGAAGCTGCCCTGCTGCACGCGTTCGACGACCTCGAATAG
- the trxB gene encoding thioredoxin-disulfide reductase, with amino-acid sequence MTNPQPSQHDVVIIGGGPAGLTAAIYTGRASLNTIILEKGLPGGQIAQTEEVENYPGFPEPISGPELAQRMTEQAERFGAKIEMEEVQGVEHHPHGGFLVKGYSGSYHAKAVILATGANPKRLYVPGEEQFWGKGVSTCATCDGFFYRGKKVVVVGGGDAAVEEGLFLTKFADEVTLIHRRDTLRANKVAQARAFASPKMKFIWDTAVEEIIGEDSVSAVQLKNLKTGETRHMDTDGVFIFIGHVPNTEFLKGVVALREDGYVDVRDDIFTSVPGMFAAGDISDYVYRQLATSVGAGTRAAMSVERMLAALELEESAAD; translated from the coding sequence ATGACGAACCCCCAACCTTCGCAACACGACGTGGTGATCATCGGCGGCGGTCCGGCGGGACTGACGGCGGCCATTTACACCGGCCGCGCCAGCCTCAACACGATCATTCTGGAAAAGGGGCTGCCCGGCGGCCAGATCGCCCAGACCGAGGAGGTCGAGAACTACCCCGGTTTTCCCGAACCGATCAGCGGCCCGGAACTCGCCCAGCGCATGACCGAGCAGGCCGAGCGCTTCGGCGCGAAGATCGAGATGGAAGAAGTGCAGGGGGTGGAGCATCACCCGCACGGCGGCTTTCTGGTCAAGGGCTACAGCGGCAGCTATCACGCCAAAGCGGTGATCCTGGCGACCGGCGCCAATCCCAAGCGCCTGTACGTGCCGGGCGAGGAGCAGTTCTGGGGCAAGGGGGTCAGCACCTGCGCTACCTGTGACGGCTTCTTTTACCGGGGCAAGAAAGTGGTGGTGGTGGGCGGCGGCGACGCGGCGGTCGAGGAAGGGCTCTTCCTGACCAAATTCGCCGACGAGGTAACGCTGATTCACCGCCGCGACACCCTGCGCGCCAACAAGGTGGCCCAGGCCCGCGCCTTTGCCAGCCCCAAGATGAAGTTCATCTGGGACACGGCCGTCGAGGAGATCATCGGCGAGGACAGCGTCAGCGCCGTGCAGCTCAAGAACCTCAAGACCGGCGAGACCCGGCACATGGACACCGACGGCGTGTTCATCTTTATCGGTCACGTGCCGAACACCGAGTTTCTCAAGGGTGTGGTCGCGCTGCGCGAGGACGGCTACGTGGACGTGCGCGACGACATTTTCACCAGCGTGCCGGGCATGTTCGCGGCGGGCGACATCAGCGACTACGTGTACCGGCAACTCGCCACCAGCGTGGGCGCCGGCACCCGGGCGGCCATGAGCGTGGAGCGGATGCTGGCCGCGCTGGAGCTGGAAGAAAGCGCGGCGGACTGA
- a CDS encoding alginate O-acetyltransferase AlgF, whose product MVFAQDAGLYEPAPPANSAFVRVLNSSTAMLGNKTVTAEKNAASPYVVIPQGDFTAKVGDLSDKLKVEAGKFYSVIQNGNKLVLLTDPSADNRAKALLVIYNLSKNVSIDLKTADGKTAVVSGVKPGESGSRAVNGITVDLAAFSGSKMLESLKGVKLERGNAYALVLTDAGLTLTASTTKTK is encoded by the coding sequence ATGGTCTTTGCTCAAGACGCTGGCCTCTATGAACCTGCTCCTCCTGCCAACAGTGCCTTCGTGCGGGTGTTAAATTCTTCTACTGCCATGCTTGGCAACAAGACCGTCACCGCCGAGAAGAATGCCGCCAGCCCATACGTGGTCATCCCTCAGGGCGACTTCACCGCCAAAGTTGGCGATCTCAGCGACAAACTCAAGGTCGAGGCCGGCAAGTTCTACAGTGTCATCCAGAACGGCAACAAACTAGTGCTGCTGACCGACCCCTCCGCCGACAACCGCGCCAAAGCCCTGCTAGTGATCTACAACCTCAGCAAGAACGTCAGCATCGACCTTAAAACCGCCGACGGCAAGACCGCCGTGGTGAGCGGTGTCAAGCCCGGCGAGAGCGGCAGCCGGGCGGTCAACGGCATCACCGTGGATCTGGCGGCCTTCAGCGGCAGCAAGATGCTCGAGAGCCTCAAGGGCGTCAAGCTGGAACGCGGCAACGCCTATGCCCTGGTGCTTACCGACGCCGGACTGACCCTCACGGCCAGCACCACCAAGACCAAGTAA
- a CDS encoding MBOAT family O-acyltransferase, translating into MVFSSNVFLFLFLPIFLIVYYLLPFRWRSGWILIGSYALYSWWRLDFLWLLAGVTLAAYFFALAIARSTGARRFQLLTIAVTLNLCALGYFKYANFGISSFNAALTGLGFAPFSWTPILLPIGLSFFIFHAISYLVDIYREEEPPTRNLLDFAAFIALFPHLIAGPVLKYNLLADQFRHRTYILEKFSYGATRFMTGFAKKVLIADTIAPLVTATFGQTNPTLFDSWLGALAYTLQLYFDFSGYSDMAIGLAAMMGFKFPENFNHPYISRSITEFWRRWHMSLSSWLREYLYIGLGGNRKGRVRTYINLALTMVLGGLWHGANWTFILWGTWHGGILALERRMKEAKLWQPSPAWLTIPGTMLLVILGWVMFRADSVADAFRMYRGMIGLNGVSLSDTLAWQVRPSELITMLIAAVLVYVAPVWGQRVGDVGSRLLRPGLAVAATMTLLPLFVLAIMKLSAQSYTPFLYFQF; encoded by the coding sequence ATGGTTTTCAGCAGCAACGTCTTTCTCTTTCTGTTCCTGCCCATCTTCCTGATCGTCTATTATCTCCTGCCCTTCCGATGGCGCTCGGGCTGGATTCTGATCGGCAGCTACGCCCTCTATTCCTGGTGGCGGCTGGACTTCCTGTGGCTGCTGGCCGGCGTCACCCTGGCCGCTTACTTCTTTGCCCTTGCTATTGCCCGCTCCACAGGAGCGCGCCGGTTCCAACTGCTGACCATCGCGGTGACGCTCAACCTCTGCGCGCTGGGGTACTTCAAATACGCTAACTTCGGGATCAGCAGCTTTAACGCGGCCCTAACCGGTCTGGGGTTCGCTCCGTTCAGTTGGACACCGATTCTGCTCCCAATCGGGCTGAGCTTCTTCATCTTCCATGCCATCTCGTATCTGGTAGACATCTACCGCGAGGAAGAACCGCCCACCCGAAACCTGCTCGACTTTGCCGCCTTCATCGCGTTGTTTCCGCACCTGATCGCGGGGCCGGTGCTGAAGTACAACCTGCTGGCCGATCAGTTCCGTCACCGCACCTACATCCTTGAGAAGTTCAGCTACGGGGCAACCCGCTTCATGACCGGCTTCGCCAAGAAGGTCCTGATCGCCGACACCATCGCCCCGCTGGTCACCGCCACCTTCGGGCAGACCAATCCGACCCTCTTCGACAGCTGGCTGGGGGCTCTGGCCTACACCCTGCAGCTGTACTTCGATTTCTCCGGCTACTCGGACATGGCCATCGGTCTGGCGGCGATGATGGGCTTCAAGTTCCCCGAGAACTTCAATCACCCCTACATCTCGCGCAGCATCACCGAGTTCTGGCGAAGGTGGCACATGAGCCTGAGTTCCTGGCTGCGGGAGTACCTATATATCGGGCTGGGCGGCAACCGGAAGGGCCGTGTGCGGACATACATCAACCTGGCCCTGACGATGGTGCTGGGCGGGCTGTGGCACGGGGCGAACTGGACGTTCATCCTGTGGGGTACCTGGCACGGCGGCATCCTGGCCCTCGAGCGCCGGATGAAGGAAGCCAAGCTGTGGCAGCCGAGTCCCGCCTGGCTGACCATTCCCGGCACCATGCTGCTGGTCATTCTCGGCTGGGTGATGTTCCGTGCCGACAGTGTGGCCGATGCTTTCCGAATGTACCGGGGCATGATTGGCCTGAATGGGGTTTCGCTGAGTGACACGCTGGCTTGGCAAGTAAGACCCAGTGAACTCATTACCATGCTGATCGCTGCGGTGCTGGTCTATGTTGCGCCGGTCTGGGGCCAGCGCGTAGGGGACGTGGGCAGCCGATTGCTGCGGCCCGGTCTGGCGGTAGCGGCGACCATGACGTTACTACCGCTCTTCGTGCTGGCGATCATGAAGCTCTCGGCGCAGAGCTACACGCCGTTTCTCTACTTCCAGTTCTGA
- a CDS encoding alginate O-acetyltransferase AlgX-related protein, whose protein sequence is MTEFAQDNLKSNLDNPAAPSVLQWLPAAFLLGVVGIGAALAVTSKGARTFPVGQDVVTGQWMGTYEKNNLDPGVPWRDASVNLWGGLNYRAFGEAREGAVVGKDGWLFTSEEFQTDKTDAVEIAGKVAYIKQVRDDLAKDGAKLVVALIPAKARLYAEDLRAKVPGQTAPLYEAFREHLSKAGIPTPDLLAAMRAAKVQGNLFFHTDTHWTPLGAEVVAQVLAPVVKGLNPDLPAATYSASEKPPVQRSGDLLRYVPVPEGEGPAPDTVQEGVYSRTDDGGGGLLGDVTLAVTLVGTSYSAPSQNNIWHFDGALSKALGTEVLNAAQEGKGPIIPMREYLKSQERKHNPPQVVVWEIPERFLRTRY, encoded by the coding sequence ATGACCGAGTTTGCTCAGGACAACCTTAAATCCAATCTCGACAATCCGGCGGCACCAAGCGTCTTGCAGTGGCTTCCAGCGGCTTTTTTGCTCGGTGTGGTCGGGATAGGGGCGGCGTTGGCGGTGACATCCAAAGGAGCCCGGACCTTTCCAGTCGGCCAGGACGTGGTGACAGGACAGTGGATGGGAACCTACGAAAAAAATAATCTCGATCCTGGTGTTCCGTGGCGAGATGCCAGCGTGAATCTGTGGGGCGGGCTCAACTACCGGGCGTTTGGTGAAGCTCGTGAAGGTGCTGTGGTCGGCAAGGACGGCTGGCTGTTTACCAGTGAGGAATTTCAGACCGACAAGACCGATGCGGTCGAGATCGCCGGGAAGGTCGCCTATATCAAACAGGTGCGGGATGACCTCGCCAAGGACGGCGCCAAGCTGGTGGTGGCCCTGATTCCCGCCAAAGCCCGCCTCTATGCCGAGGATTTAAGAGCCAAAGTGCCAGGGCAGACAGCGCCGCTCTACGAGGCTTTCCGAGAGCACCTCAGCAAAGCAGGCATTCCTACACCTGATCTCCTGGCAGCGATGCGGGCTGCGAAAGTTCAGGGGAATCTGTTTTTCCACACCGATACCCACTGGACGCCGCTCGGTGCCGAGGTAGTAGCGCAGGTTCTGGCCCCTGTCGTGAAGGGATTGAATCCTGATCTGCCCGCAGCAACGTATTCGGCATCCGAAAAACCTCCGGTGCAGCGCTCGGGTGATCTGCTTCGCTACGTCCCCGTACCAGAAGGCGAGGGGCCAGCACCGGATACGGTGCAGGAAGGGGTGTATAGCCGTACCGACGATGGCGGAGGTGGTTTACTCGGTGATGTCACCCTGGCCGTGACTTTAGTGGGAACCAGTTATAGCGCGCCGAGCCAGAATAACATCTGGCATTTCGATGGAGCGTTATCTAAAGCACTCGGTACCGAAGTGCTGAACGCCGCCCAGGAGGGGAAAGGCCCCATCATACCGATGCGCGAGTACCTCAAGAGTCAGGAACGTAAGCACAACCCCCCGCAAGTAGTCGTCTGGGAAATTCCAGAACGGTTTTTGCGAACAAGATATTGA
- a CDS encoding alginate O-acetyltransferase AlgX-related protein: MNREIDYIKNPESKIISDADSIIDDTLINNILVGTSYSEESLGNNLRFANFLRMFSHSDVLNCSKGGGGLSSAMRDFIESPQFVDSQPHTLVWEFPLTLIRDSSDKLNQIIAAIKFHTCKANEIRRLSSIGPVFAFPQIHSIVRINFLIRQPQI, from the coding sequence ATGAACCGAGAGATAGATTATATAAAAAATCCCGAAAGCAAAATTATTTCTGATGCCGATTCAATAATTGACGATACGCTCATTAATAATATTCTGGTTGGGACGAGTTATAGCGAAGAAAGTTTAGGAAACAATCTCAGGTTTGCAAATTTTCTGCGTATGTTTTCTCACTCCGACGTGTTGAATTGCTCAAAAGGGGGAGGGGGCCTCTCCTCTGCAATGAGGGATTTTATCGAGAGTCCACAATTCGTCGATAGCCAACCCCATACACTTGTATGGGAGTTTCCTTTGACTTTGATAAGGGATTCATCTGACAAATTGAATCAGATTATTGCTGCTATCAAATTTCACACTTGTAAAGCAAACGAAATTCGACGTCTGTCTAGTATTGGACCGGTATTTGCCTTTCCCCAGATACATAGCATAGTAAGAATTAATTTTTTGATCAGGCAACCTCAAATATGA
- a CDS encoding type II secretion system F family protein — MPVFEYRVRDRSGKVLKSQVEADTVAQVRDSLRAKGLMIVDIKAPKTGLQGDINIPFLNDRPPGLKPVAIFSRQLATLINAGVPLVQGLTIMQRQLEHKGLQNVVRKVRVDVEAGTPFSESIAKHPKVFNRLYVNLVRAGETSGTLDSVLERISDFQEKDLALRGKLKSAMTYPVIVLIFALLITYFLLTTVVPQFGGILAQLGGDLPVITRILIAVSDFLKTKTIIIVAIGAVIFFAMRQYYRTAKGRRVIDDFKLKVPVFGTLLRRSAIASFARTFGLLISSGVNIIESLEITKGTANNAIVEDTIENAKNVVMVGEQMSGSLAASPVFPPMVVSMVAIGEETGALDTMLAKVADFYDREVEEAVEGLTAAIEPIMIVFLGGIVGLIVAGMFLPMFSIINKLSQ, encoded by the coding sequence ATGCCGGTCTTCGAATACCGCGTGCGTGACCGCAGCGGCAAGGTGCTCAAATCACAGGTGGAAGCGGACACCGTTGCCCAGGTCCGCGATTCGCTGCGCGCCAAGGGCTTGATGATCGTCGACATCAAAGCGCCCAAAACAGGGTTACAGGGCGACATCAACATCCCTTTCCTCAACGACCGGCCGCCGGGCCTCAAGCCGGTGGCTATTTTCTCGCGCCAGCTCGCCACGCTGATCAATGCGGGCGTGCCGCTGGTGCAGGGTCTGACCATCATGCAGCGTCAGCTCGAACACAAAGGTCTGCAAAATGTGGTGCGTAAGGTCCGGGTGGACGTGGAAGCCGGCACGCCTTTTTCCGAGTCCATTGCCAAACATCCCAAGGTCTTCAACCGCCTCTATGTCAACCTGGTTCGTGCCGGCGAGACCAGCGGCACGCTCGACAGCGTGCTGGAACGCATCAGTGATTTTCAGGAAAAGGACCTGGCCCTGCGCGGCAAGCTCAAGAGTGCCATGACTTACCCAGTCATCGTCTTGATCTTTGCGTTGTTGATCACCTACTTCCTGCTGACCACGGTGGTGCCGCAGTTCGGCGGCATATTGGCACAACTAGGCGGTGACTTGCCGGTCATCACCCGCATCCTGATTGCGGTGTCGGATTTCCTGAAAACCAAGACCATCATTATCGTAGCGATAGGGGCCGTGATCTTCTTCGCAATGCGTCAGTACTACCGTACCGCCAAGGGAAGACGGGTTATCGACGACTTCAAACTGAAAGTTCCCGTGTTCGGTACCCTGCTGCGCCGCAGCGCCATCGCCAGCTTCGCGCGAACCTTCGGACTGTTGATCAGCAGCGGCGTGAACATTATCGAGAGTCTGGAGATCACCAAAGGAACTGCCAACAACGCCATCGTCGAAGACACCATTGAGAATGCTAAGAACGTGGTGATGGTGGGTGAGCAGATGAGCGGCAGCCTGGCCGCCAGCCCGGTGTTTCCGCCGATGGTGGTCAGCATGGTGGCAATCGGTGAGGAGACCGGCGCTCTGGACACCATGCTCGCCAAAGTGGCCGACTTTTACGACCGCGAGGTCGAGGAAGCGGTAGAGGGCCTGACTGCCGCCATCGAACCAATCATGATCGTGTTTCTCGGCGGCATCGTCGGCCTGATCGTGGCTGGGATGTTCCTGCCAATGTTTAGCATCATCAACAAGCTCAGCCAGTAG
- a CDS encoding L-threonylcarbamoyladenylate synthase, with protein MDTQQAQPWAQALAALTRGEVIGFPTETVWGLGADAASPAAVASLSVLKGRPEGKALQVSCGDVEQARGLVLPGQPGFEALATLLPGPLTLVARAAKSCPAWLVFEGRVGVRVPRHALMQELLRRWGGPLATTSFNPAGEPSARSLDEARRYGLVDVLLPGDTEPLGLPSTVVDCESGQILRPGAVPEAVIAQVLAGAAPQ; from the coding sequence ATGGACACACAACAGGCTCAGCCCTGGGCCCAAGCGCTGGCGGCCCTGACTCGGGGAGAAGTCATCGGGTTTCCCACCGAAACGGTGTGGGGGCTGGGTGCAGACGCGGCCTCGCCGGCAGCGGTGGCGTCACTCTCGGTGCTCAAGGGCCGGCCTGAGGGCAAGGCCTTGCAGGTTTCGTGCGGTGACGTGGAGCAGGCCCGTGGCCTCGTCTTGCCGGGGCAGCCGGGATTCGAGGCGCTGGCAACGCTGCTGCCTGGTCCGCTGACCCTGGTGGCCCGCGCCGCCAAGAGCTGTCCGGCCTGGCTGGTGTTCGAGGGCAGAGTCGGCGTGCGGGTGCCGCGCCACGCCCTGATGCAGGAATTGCTGCGGCGCTGGGGTGGTCCGCTGGCGACGACCAGCTTCAATCCGGCCGGCGAGCCCAGCGCCCGCAGCCTGGATGAAGCCCGCCGCTACGGCCTGGTGGACGTGCTGCTGCCGGGGGATACCGAGCCGCTCGGCCTGCCCAGCACCGTCGTGGACTGTGAAAGCGGCCAGATTCTGCGCCCTGGGGCGGTGCCTGAGGCGGTCATTGCCCAGGTACTGGCGGGAGCCGCGCCGCAGTGA
- the scpB gene encoding SMC-Scp complex subunit ScpB yields MKALIGAALLAAGRPVRAAELAQLLGVPETQARRQLQRYAEEVQAADLGFVVEEVAGGFRLVVLPALAQQLAPLLSPPPLPTLSGAALEVLAIIAYRQPVTRAEIEAMRGGSAGTVMTLQERELIKVVGRADAVGQPLLYGTTERFLLEFGLKSLADLPELLAEGAEFSQLLRG; encoded by the coding sequence GTGAAGGCCCTGATCGGCGCGGCGTTGCTGGCCGCCGGGCGTCCAGTGCGGGCCGCCGAACTCGCCCAGCTGCTCGGCGTGCCGGAAACGCAGGCCCGGCGGCAGCTTCAGCGCTATGCCGAGGAAGTGCAGGCGGCCGACCTCGGCTTCGTGGTCGAGGAAGTGGCCGGCGGGTTCCGGCTGGTGGTATTGCCGGCCCTGGCGCAGCAACTCGCGCCGCTGCTCTCGCCGCCGCCGCTGCCGACCTTGTCGGGCGCGGCGCTGGAAGTGCTGGCGATCATCGCCTACCGCCAGCCGGTGACGCGCGCCGAGATCGAAGCGATGCGCGGCGGCAGCGCCGGCACGGTGATGACCTTGCAGGAGCGCGAACTGATCAAGGTGGTGGGGCGCGCCGACGCGGTGGGGCAGCCACTGCTCTACGGCACCACCGAGCGCTTTCTGCTGGAATTCGGCCTCAAGAGCCTCGCCGATCTGCCCGAACTGCTCGCCGAAGGGGCAGAGTTCAGCCAGCTGCTGCGCGGTTAA
- the carA gene encoding glutamine-hydrolyzing carbamoyl-phosphate synthase small subunit, with protein sequence MIRKERAVLALEDGTVYRGYAFGHRGETVGEVVFNTSMTGYQEIMTDPSYNGQIVTMTYPHIGNYGVAIYDMESNKPFVRGFIGREFSEGFSNYRAQESLESFMKGHGVVSIQGIDTRALVRRLREGGVVKGVVAHRSHTHPEDPYGEFSVEEEQALVQRALRHEDIDGRDMTQEVTTALPYAFPTLKHGKRVVLMDFGIKHTIIERLAEVGIEPIVVPAQTTAAQVMALQPHGLFLSNGPGDPAAPTYAHRTAWELMGLLPTFGICLGHQILGLAAGGQTFKMKFGHRGGNQPVKNLLTGNVEITAQNHGYAVDLSSIPNGEFVATHLNLNDQTLEGMAHSRYPVFSVQYHPEASPGPHDSRYLFDRFIEEINAFEGATGTPVEKALSGKYGV encoded by the coding sequence ATGATTCGCAAAGAACGCGCCGTGCTGGCGCTGGAAGACGGCACCGTCTACCGGGGGTACGCCTTCGGACACCGGGGCGAGACGGTGGGTGAAGTGGTGTTCAACACCTCGATGACCGGCTATCAGGAGATCATGACCGATCCGAGCTACAACGGCCAGATCGTGACCATGACCTACCCACACATCGGTAACTACGGCGTGGCCATTTACGACATGGAAAGCAACAAGCCGTTCGTGCGCGGTTTCATCGGACGCGAATTTAGCGAGGGCTTTTCCAATTACCGCGCCCAGGAATCGCTCGAATCGTTCATGAAAGGCCACGGCGTGGTCAGCATTCAGGGCATCGACACGCGGGCGCTGGTGCGGCGGCTGCGCGAGGGCGGCGTGGTCAAGGGCGTGGTGGCCCACCGCAGCCACACCCACCCGGAAGACCCCTACGGCGAATTCAGCGTGGAAGAAGAGCAGGCGCTGGTGCAGCGTGCCCTGCGCCACGAGGACATCGACGGGCGCGACATGACCCAGGAAGTCACCACCGCGCTGCCGTACGCTTTTCCGACCCTCAAGCACGGCAAGCGGGTGGTGCTGATGGATTTCGGTATCAAGCACACCATCATCGAGCGTCTGGCCGAAGTCGGCATCGAGCCGATCGTGGTGCCGGCCCAGACCACCGCCGCGCAGGTGATGGCCCTGCAGCCGCACGGTCTGTTTCTCTCCAACGGTCCCGGCGACCCGGCTGCGCCGACCTACGCCCACCGCACCGCCTGGGAACTGATGGGCCTGCTGCCGACCTTCGGCATCTGCCTGGGCCACCAGATTCTGGGCCTGGCCGCCGGTGGACAGACCTTCAAGATGAAGTTCGGGCACCGGGGCGGCAACCAGCCGGTCAAGAACCTGCTGACCGGCAACGTCGAGATCACCGCCCAGAACCACGGCTACGCGGTGGACCTGTCCAGCATTCCCAACGGCGAGTTCGTGGCGACGCACCTGAACCTCAACGACCAGACGCTCGAAGGCATGGCGCACAGCCGTTACCCGGTGTTTAGCGTGCAGTACCACCCGGAAGCCTCGCCCGGCCCGCACGACAGCCGCTACCTGTTCGACCGCTTCATCGAGGAGATCAACGCTTTCGAGGGCGCCACCGGCACGCCGGTCGAAAAAGCGCTCTCGGGGAAGTACGGGGTCTGA